In a genomic window of Acidilobus saccharovorans 345-15:
- a CDS encoding NAD-dependent epimerase/dehydratase family protein, which translates to MCEVAVRHVLVGGVGFVGINLAAELKGSHEVVVVARRSSVKRRPGLSNDLSKMGVDMVVLDSITPEALSKLGGDVYYHIAGKISGSYREFEEAHVGLLRQVVQAASQASARVVYVSSTAVAAELRGVPRGSLVEEEDEHLNPKVFIHRTPYEVTKAEGERLLVSEGTRLGGKWSIVRPSLVFGPWGYEVQWKVTLWAAKRGLTLRFGSRNMVYSGDLARILAMAGSGAFDGKWVYANWPFDVDISDVGQTICRMLRKDCHAVSARWAIRLAAAVPSSPFKMMYRMLSSNYKYSSRYLSDFKFTPLEEAVSKFMEWASGSAHA; encoded by the coding sequence ATGTGTGAAGTTGCCGTGAGGCATGTGCTTGTAGGCGGCGTGGGCTTTGTGGGCATAAACTTAGCCGCTGAGCTCAAAGGAAGTCATGAAGTTGTAGTGGTGGCTAGGAGGTCCTCCGTGAAGCGAAGGCCAGGCCTCTCAAATGACTTAAGCAAGATGGGCGTAGACATGGTTGTACTCGACTCCATAACACCTGAGGCCTTAAGTAAACTGGGAGGGGACGTGTACTACCATATAGCTGGCAAGATCAGTGGGAGCTACAGGGAGTTCGAGGAAGCTCACGTAGGCCTCCTCAGGCAAGTGGTCCAGGCCGCGTCTCAGGCCAGTGCAAGGGTTGTTTACGTAAGCTCCACGGCGGTGGCGGCCGAGCTGAGGGGGGTGCCGAGGGGGTCCCTCGTTGAGGAGGAGGATGAGCACCTGAACCCTAAGGTGTTCATTCACAGGACCCCTTATGAGGTTACGAAAGCTGAGGGCGAGAGGCTCCTCGTCTCGGAGGGCACGAGGCTGGGCGGCAAGTGGTCCATAGTTAGGCCATCCCTGGTCTTCGGTCCCTGGGGCTACGAGGTCCAGTGGAAGGTAACGCTGTGGGCTGCAAAGCGCGGACTTACGCTGAGATTTGGTTCGAGGAACATGGTGTACTCAGGGGACCTGGCCAGGATACTTGCTATGGCTGGCTCAGGCGCCTTTGATGGAAAGTGGGTCTACGCCAACTGGCCCTTCGACGTCGATATAAGTGACGTGGGTCAAACGATCTGCAGGATGCTCAGGAAGGACTGCCACGCGGTGAGCGCCAGGTGGGCGATCAGGCTCGCCGCGGCTGTGCCCTCATCGCCGTTTAAGATGATGTACCGCATGCTTTCAAGCAACTACAAGTACTCCAGCAGGTACTTGAGCGACTTTAAGTTTACGCCGCTGGAAGAGGCCGTCTCTAAGTTCATGGAGTGGGCCTCAGGGTCCGCTCACGCTTAA